The proteins below are encoded in one region of Purpureocillium takamizusanense chromosome 11, complete sequence:
- a CDS encoding uncharacterized protein (COG:L~EggNog:ENOG503P6TT): MTTIQAESLIPEATLQRLAPSIGGYWMVLGQAADRVTLAYVMNGGHNSITYEIFTCSTEDEVANVCGDAVYDYDPNFSALPAPTRGARRVGGNNNPLELTMRERPNVQGQGHGVQRPERINGSGQMGMNQQQIAAMLMQGQPQGFQGHAPGALQTINNGNFGSNTGNHIYLPNAFVSTEDGVDDAASWQPVVADLALIGPDATQFVSTGEITVGFMGTEHDAPVEWGLFTNN, from the exons TCCATCGGGGGCTACTGGATGGTCCTTGGACAGGCTGCGGATCGTGTTACTCTCGCCTACGTTATGAACGGCGGACATAATTCCATCACGTACGAGATCTTCACCTGCTCGACCGAGGATGAGGTCGCCAATGTTTGTGGCGATGCCGTCTATGATTACGACCCGA ATTTCTCTGCCCTTCCCGCGCCTACCAGAGGTGCTCGCCGTGTGGGCGGTAACAACAACCCTCTGGAATTGACCATGCGTGAACGCCCCAACGTTCAGGGACAGGGACATGGCGTTCAGCGTCCTGAGAGAATCAATGGCTCAGGCCAGATGGGCATGAACCAGCAGCAGATTGCCGCCATGCTCATGCAAGGTCAACCTCAGGGCTTTCAAGGCCACGCACCCGGCGCCCTTCAGACGATCAACAACGGAAATTTCGGATCCAACACCGGAAACCACATCTATCTTCCCAACGCCTTCGTTAGCACCGAAgatggtgttgatgatgcggcgTCTTGGCAGCCTGTTGTCGCTGATCTCGCTTTGATCGGCCCTGATGCGACTCAGTTCGTCTCCACCGGCGAGATCACAGTTGGTTTCATGGGTACTGAGCACGATGCTCCGGTCGAATGGGGTCTCTTCACCAACAACTGA